From the Alloalcanivorax dieselolei B5 genome, one window contains:
- a CDS encoding TorF family putative porin — MKTQYSLFILPALFISAVPAGLESQHSSGGYAGAWFSTIDDGDDAGYEMDLTAGHRFQAGPLPVDAGLIYYAYPLAEQSSDVGEGFITLGPDLLQIRYAVTLWKENHDGDTHDQYVALGGDYPLSDDYGVSWTVGHVEDATDQDGSYQHVALALSRDLIDRGALSLGVESNNADDDRHRNRPRLVLSWQWSL; from the coding sequence ATGAAAACTCAATACTCGCTGTTCATTCTCCCTGCTCTTTTTATCTCGGCGGTACCGGCCGGCCTGGAAAGCCAGCACTCTTCCGGTGGCTATGCCGGCGCCTGGTTCTCCACCATCGACGACGGTGACGACGCCGGTTATGAAATGGACCTGACCGCGGGCCACCGCTTCCAGGCCGGGCCGCTGCCGGTGGATGCCGGCCTAATCTACTACGCTTACCCGCTGGCGGAACAAAGCAGCGATGTCGGCGAAGGGTTTATCACCTTGGGGCCGGACCTTCTGCAAATACGCTATGCTGTTACCTTGTGGAAGGAGAACCACGACGGCGACACTCACGATCAGTACGTGGCGCTGGGCGGCGACTATCCGCTCAGCGATGATTACGGCGTTTCCTGGACGGTGGGCCATGTGGAAGACGCCACCGACCAGGACGGCAGTTACCAACACGTGGCACTGGCGCTGAGCCGCGACCTGATCGACCGTGGCGCTCTCAGCCTCGGCGTCGAGAGCAATAACGCCGACGATGATCGCCATCGCAACCGGCCCCGACTGGTGCTCAGTTGGCAATGGAGCCTATGA